In Anaerolineales bacterium, one DNA window encodes the following:
- the frr gene encoding ribosome recycling factor: protein MSTDEIKDLLKDAETRMKGAIQVLADDLAGIRTGRASPALIEKLPVEYYGTSTPLMQLATISVPEPRSLMVKPFDASSIKDIEKAIRASNIGLNPNSDGKIIHLNLPPLDEERRRELVKHMNHRLEEARIAVRNIRRDLHNDLRDYEKEKLITEDDLKRGEDDLQKLTDKFVEEVARLGQHKEKEIMEV from the coding sequence GTGAGCACCGACGAAATTAAAGACCTGTTGAAAGATGCTGAAACCCGCATGAAAGGTGCAATCCAAGTCCTTGCCGACGACCTCGCCGGCATCCGCACCGGGCGCGCCAGCCCTGCATTGATCGAAAAGCTGCCCGTCGAATACTATGGCACGTCAACACCCTTGATGCAGCTTGCGACCATCAGCGTTCCTGAACCGCGCTCTTTGATGGTCAAACCTTTTGATGCTTCGTCCATTAAGGATATCGAAAAGGCGATTCGTGCCTCGAATATCGGCCTGAATCCCAATTCTGACGGAAAGATCATTCACCTGAACCTGCCTCCGCTCGATGAAGAGCGCCGCCGCGAACTGGTCAAACACATGAACCACCGTCTTGAAGAAGCGCGGATCGCAGTACGCAACATCCGCCGCGACCTGCATAACGACCTACGTGACTACGAAAAGGAAAAACTCATCACCGAGGATGACCTTAAGCGCGGCGAGGATGATCTGCAAAAACTGACCGATAAATTTGTGGAAGAGGTTGCCAGGCTTGGCCAGCATAAAGAAAAAGAAATCATGGAAGTCTAA